CACGACCGGCGAACAGGTCCTGGACGGGAGCCTTGTGATCAACGCGAACGCGGCAGCAGAGCAGGGCGTCGAGTAGATCGGTAGTTGCGATATCGTTCGCAGAGAGATTTTTTTCACGCGGTGTGTGACCGTTAGCCGACCGATAACGGTCTGTATCGGCCGGCTCGCGATCGACTCACCCTCTCACACGAGGCCCGCAGCAGGGCGAACCGGACGACGGACAGCGCCGCGGCTCACGGGACAGCCGGATCGAGGAGAGAGATTCGAGCGGGGGTGCAGGCCGGGCTCGACGGGGCGCTTACGCCCCGCCGTCGGTGTACGCCCAGTCGTCGAGTACGCGGTCGGCGGTCGCGTTCGCCTCGGCAGGAGACGGTCGGTCGCCCGCGGCGACCGTGTCGGCCAGCGCGCCGGCGAGCGCATAGACGGCGCCCCCGTCCGCGCGGTCGGCGACGCGTTCGAAGGTCGGGCGGTAGGTGGCGGCCGTTCGCTGTCCGGTCTCGTCAAGCGAGGCATCGATTGCGTACTCCAGCTGGCGGACCGCTTCCTCGGGTTCCATACACCCACGTCACCCCCGAATGTACTTAAATGTACTCGGATTCGGAACTGAGTTAATAGTTCGGGCGGGCCGGCGATCGCCGGATCGACGTGTATACGCGTCCGGCGGTCGGATCGGGTCCATGACCGACACAGACGAGCGCGCCGCCGTCGCCGAGCGCGCGGCGCGCGCCGGCGCGCGGGTCGCACACGAGCGGTTCCGCAGCGACATCGAAGTCGAGACCAAAGGCAACGCCGACGTGGTGACGGAGGCGGACCGCGCGGCACAGCGGACGGTGATCGACGCGATCCGGGAGACGTTCCCGGAGGACGCGATCGTCGGCGAGGAAGAGGAAGAGCGCAAGACCGTCCCCGAGACGGGCGCCGCGTGGGTGATCGACCCGATCGACGGCACCGACAACTACGTCCGGGACATACCGGTGTGGGCGACCGCGGTGGCGGCGGTCGTCGACGGCGAACCGGTCGCCGCGGCCATCGTCGCCCCCGCGCTCGACGACGTGTACACCGCGGACGCGGAAGGCGCGTACCGCAACGGCGAGCAGCTCTCCGTCAGCGACGTGTCGGACCCGAAGCGGGCCGCGGTGGCCCCGACGCTATGGTGGGACTTCGACTCCCGCGACCAGTACGCCGCCGCCTGCGAGGCCGTCGTCCGGCGGTTCGGCGACCTGCGCCGACTGGGGGCCGCACAGATCGTCTTACCGACCGTCGCCGCG
This genomic window from Halorubrum sp. PV6 contains:
- a CDS encoding inositol monophosphatase, which produces MTDTDERAAVAERAARAGARVAHERFRSDIEVETKGNADVVTEADRAAQRTVIDAIRETFPEDAIVGEEEEERKTVPETGAAWVIDPIDGTDNYVRDIPVWATAVAAVVDGEPVAAAIVAPALDDVYTADAEGAYRNGEQLSVSDVSDPKRAAVAPTLWWDFDSRDQYAAACEAVVRRFGDLRRLGAAQIVLPTVAAGGLEGVISNLAANPWDSVAGVFMVRQAGGRATDLDGNRWRHDSTGLVVSNGALHETVLAATRAIDDRD